From a region of the Helianthus annuus cultivar XRQ/B chromosome 5, HanXRQr2.0-SUNRISE, whole genome shotgun sequence genome:
- the LOC110901463 gene encoding uncharacterized protein LOC110901463, with the protein MSAPAKIPEVFDLDELDSYSDQIQVKKEPSPKTTATSKPSISKAIIIPKPSPATKPRSSSSRKRKEPDSPVISDTFPYEKHGFIEASGFMTSFLNQGLERLVNLYQESCKLNKTLESKLKEAEITISDQGMIAAAKSRHYEEKYKAMTQEHQVALKKATLQAQADLEAAHVQYERDMVSYRESLKSSVVISLLQARLKMAHEAKTLGFDCPSWDVGAWETKLKNLGGTSSKSTVDEPSKTVEKATDAEKDTEADPKTDVAESTMDQEGTTP; encoded by the exons ATGTCTG CACCAGCTAAGATCCCTGAAGTCTTTGATCTTGACGAATTGGACAGCTATTCTGACCAGATCCAGGTCAAGAAAGAACCTAGCCCCAAGACCACAGCTACATCCAAACCCAGCATCTCCAAAGCCATCATCATTCCTAAACCCTCACCGGCTACCAAACCCCGGAGTTCAAGTTCCCGCAAAAGGAAAGAACCTGATTCCCCTGTCATTTCTGACACATTTCCTTACGAGAAGCACGGGTTCATTGAAGCTAGCGGGTTTATGACTTCTTTTCTTAACCAG GGTCTTGAGCGCTTGGTTAACTTATATCAAGAATCCTGCAAGCTCAACAAGACACTTGAATCTAAACTAAAGGAAGCAGAAATCACAATCTCCGACCAAGGTATGATTGCGGCCGCCAAATCTCGTCATTACGAGGAGAAATACAAAGCTATGACCCAAGAACACCAAGTTGCTCTCAAAAAAGCTACTCTTCAAGCCCAGGCCGATCTGGAAGCCGCCCATGTGCAGTATGAACGGGATATGGTCAGCTACCGGGAAAGCCTCAAAAGTTCCGTCGTCATTTCTCTTCTCCAAGCCAGGTTGAAGATGGCTCATGAAGCCAAAACATTAGGTTTCGACTGCCCTTCTTGGGATGTTGGTGCTTGGGAGACCAAGCTAAAGAACCTTGGCGGCACCTCTTCCAAATCAACTGTCGATGAACCTTCCAAAACAGTCGAAAAAGCAACCGATGCTGAGAAGGATACTGAGGCGGATCCCAAGACGGATGTTGCTGAAAGCACTATGGACCAAGAAGGCACTACCCCCTAG